The following are from one region of the Littorina saxatilis isolate snail1 linkage group LG2, US_GU_Lsax_2.0, whole genome shotgun sequence genome:
- the LOC138960356 gene encoding uncharacterized protein — MGSNASFKLLSLFFALSATTVTVFGDEPVWKNLGLNECLNMQNLYETCGYLQFCSDSNLNKGCRNCSNISDQWCQTDPDTFRQKYPSCQIECAEKKMNILKKNNSALVRQVTDLQDTLSDVKANEGALATCQADLKVKNETLQKLRHDEQLKNIEAMKETSETIQNETQLKWIGIGTSCLLFIILVVVLCDDVSLRKKARRNASDSPHSTASSQNQRLIKKWMTRLLCCLKRPKRPTEEDRPMVTSIQQRSIGLPITETTRVVVNPSDSGQGSEVASDRSNTSSASDVRVVAGGTDHNPSDTKDFMTTQKGAATGEWV, encoded by the exons ATGGGAAGTAATGCATCCTTCAAACTCCTGTCACTGTTCTTTGCCCTTTCGGCAACGACGGTCACAGTGTTTGGGGACGAACCTGTCTGGAAAAATCTTGGTCTGAACGAATGCTTGAACATGCAGAATCTATACGAAACGTGTGGCTACCTACAGTTCTGCAGTGACAGTAATCTCAACAAAGGCTGCAGGAATTGCAGTAATATTTCTGACCAATGGTGCCAAACCGATCCTGACACATTCCGGCAGAAATATCCTTCGTGCCAGATAGAATGCGCAG AGAAGAAAATGAACATTCTGAAGAAGAATAATTCTGCACTGGTCAGACAAGTTACCGACCTACAGGACACGCTTTCTGACGTCAAAGCAAACG agGGGGCACTGGCGACCTGCCAGGCGGACCTGAAGGTGAAAAACGAGACCCTGCAAAAGCTACGACACGACGAGCAGCTGAAGAACATTGAGGCAATGAAGGAAACCTCCGAAACGATAC AAAACGAAACTCAGCTGAAGTGGATTGGGATAGGAACGTCTTGCTTGCTGTTCATAATCCTGGTCGTTGTCCTGTGTGATGATGTTTCTTTGCGCAAAAAGGCAAGGCGCAATGCCTCTGACTCACCTCACTCTACTGCTT CATCGCAGAACCAAAGGCTAATAAAGAAATGGATGACGCGTCTTCTCTGCTGCCTGAAAAGGCCAAAAAGACCCACAGAAGAGGATCGACCAATGGTTACATCCATTCAGCAACGGTCAATTGGTTTGCCTATCACTGAAACCACTAGGGTTGTCGTCAATCCCTCCGACAGTGGTCAGGGTAGTGAGGTGGCCAGCGACAGGAGCAACACCAGCAGCGCGAGTGATGTCCGAGTGGTCGCCGGGGGAACTGACCATAACCCCAGTGACACCAAAGACTTTATGACCACTCAGAAAGGAGCCGCAACAGGCGAATGGGTCTGA